Below is a window of Brassica napus cultivar Da-Ae chromosome A5, Da-Ae, whole genome shotgun sequence DNA.
GATTTGAATGATCAGAGGAAAAACCACAACGGTAAGAAGGTAGTTTACACACGTAATATTTTATCTACACAACTCACATAgttattttattgattattatatatttaggttAGTGCTGCTAAATTATCTTTTTGGTTTGTTatcattaaaaagaaataatgaggtagaaaaaaacataaatggaCTAATCATCCTGACGTTTAGCTACGCGTACAAAGAAGAAATTTGTTATAAGCATGTGAGTATATCTCAACAAAGTTCCTAAATCTCCAGCTAGTCTGTAATTTTGTCTCTCTTTGAGCTTAACAAGAGTATCTGCACACCATATACAAAATAGCACTAAAATGTGTGTTAACATCTTTTAAATCATCCATCAAATTAAGCAAAAGTTCCTTAAAGTTATGCATGTATTAGGACAACGGTATGTTTTCAGTTGATGGTCTATTGGAAAACGGACTTGTAATATGGTTACCTCCGTGTACCATAATGGGAATAATTAAACTCATTTTGCttggaaaatttaaaacaaccccTACAATACATATTTTGCCTTTCTGAAAAATATACATGATTGGAGTCTTTAGAACAtgtattgatattttaattaggaatattttaatacaaaaatgagAATCTATGGACCAACTAACAAATTGACAAAATTGTTTTGTCTCATACCAAGCCGTGAGCTTGCGGCACATGATTGATTGTCTCGACCATTTTGTTGCTTCTTCATTTGCATTTTATgcattttattaaaattcaaaattcaaacatgtacGCCTCTCCATgtaataatatagtttaaaaaattgaaaagaataTAGTTAAAAACTAGTTCCgctatttatgtgttttattCTTCTTGAATGTCGTAAATGTCAGCTCAATTATTCATCTAGAAGATCATATGCtagtaaatatatatctatgtatcATTACATAAATTGAATCGACCTaccaattttgaaatttgatgcCACGGTTTGTATATAATCTAATACTCTTCTCCACCAAATCCGGCCCATATGCTTGCACTAACCgcatgaacgtttttttatTGTGGAACATTAGCCATAATTCGTGAAGCATTAGCCATAATTCATGTCTTCTCATGCATGTGATCTagtcggttttttttttttaatagttcgTTAGTTTGTCTGGGCTGAAATTGTTATTTTGTAGTACACGTGTAGGTGTTCTGGAAAATAAACTACAAAAAAAGATTCGAAGTTGATAAGAATGTGTCATGACCAAGTTGTGTGAGTCTATTTTCTATAGATCGtgataaaatattagtttttaaaagaATAATCTTTTTGAATTATTAGAAAGTTTTGGATTGAAGTCTGTAATcctttcaaactaaaaaaaccATATTATCTTATATTAACTTCGCTATCATCGATTTTGTGACATAAGGAAATCTTTCCTCTACAGTATTTGAGCTAACAGgttttaaactaattattagtATCGTGATTTTTCTTAGAAAGCATCGTGGATTCTATGCTTCATTCATTGGGATCTCAATATAGGTTTAGGTGATTCCTCTGAAAACTCGATTAAAGGATAAAGtaaggaaaacaaaaaacaataatgaatcactttgtttcttactcacgatgaaaaatatatatatatcccgtTTTCTTTAATTTGGAAAACTGTATGTCTCGTGATTAGAAGTCAAATGACATAGTTAtttactaggtgattttcccgtgctcatgcacgggtataaatatttataaaataaatatactataataattgattgttatttgtttttaattttaaattaatttttaatttgtatgcataatttatattaataatattttgttacttTAATTAGACATATATTAGATTCCATCTATTTCTCtaaattcaactataatatttttttattttaaatatattaaaattatgattttttttatttgcatttacgttggttgttgtcttagatatgtaaatatatttaagaaagattatgtataacttaagatatattatgtttagaataaaatattaaataaattaaagtgTATGATTCCAGATTACTCAAATTAATATAATCATAATATTCTacagtctcatgcatatatataaattttacaaaagaactaaattataatagttggttaatattttattttaatttgttaatattttttgagtcattctataatttacatttatgaaataaattattattataaaattatatattcttattgtagttaaatctatgattttagtatatatattttttcaaattcaaactgaagtataattatttttattataattaagtaaaatcagattaattttatgtatcatttaaatgtgcatgtagtttcataatatttatcaagtTATATGCTgagtttcttttaaaaaatatcaaaaaataaagcGATGATCTTAAATGATAAAcagaaattaattttaaataatcttaaaaatgagaattcagatttttttggtattttaattatagccatattaagttccacaaacataaaaaaaaaattaaaagcaaatttaatattatgaaaacaaataattttaataatgatattttatgaaaatataaaatagaaatattttattacttcaaaaatatattttatgttattgaacaataatttttaaatggaatatttctattttgtgaactttctttttaatgaaatcatattatatatacatatattttcgttttaaatttgtttttaaaactttataaatgtttccttttttattatatatgttatttagaaaattttaaaaaggaaaataaaaaaaaaatcaataatagtatttaaatgtaataattttaattcattaagggtatcagtgtaatcaaccatcaTGAAAATTAACGTGAGCGCGACACAtaagaaactgacttctcaaataatattatagagatattaaaaaaCTCACATATATACTTCATTGACTTTGATAAAGACCTTTCAAATTGTCATTGTCATATTTCTTGTCATATTTCTGTTAAAGTCAATATCGTTATAGTTTAATCGCTGCCTTTTAAACGGTTTGGTTGAAATTACTAACTTGCTCGTGAATTCCATTTTAACAATTTTCGCTTAAAGTCAGTTTTCAGTTTTCACATATGGTTTTCAATTTTCAGGAACGgatcaaaagaaaacaatcaagaaaaatataagaaactgtttTACTACACAGTtactacaatattttttaactttagtGACTATTCAGAAACTATATATGGGAACTAATGTACGATCGACAATTCGACATTTACTACGCATGTATCAAGGTTGCTGTCTTCTAAATATTTTGAGCTTTTATTAGCTAGTATATAGAAGAGAAGCCCTTGTTAAATTATCCATCTATAAACCTTTGTTGGCCCAATCCTCACCGGGTATTAGACATGCATGATTGATAATCAGACTGGCCTATTCAATCTtgtttatagaaaaaatatattcgtAGGTAGCACTAGGGCGTAGGATATCTGATGTACACAAACGAAAAAGGTGTACAATGTGAACTTAgcaaaattaaaactcaaatgtttctacacacatatatatagtcttcaggtgaaaaaaatacaacttaACTATTCAAAATACAAGACATcacatatatcaaatataagTATGGGTACAAAAGTTTCAAATTCTACGTAACGTAGTTAAATTTTCTTCTTCACTATTGTTTTATTTCATCCAAACCTGCCTAAGCGCTTTatactcttcttctttttagttATTCGTTTGTTTTGTTACAAAGatcaatatacaaaaaaaagagatcaaTATACTAATTAAGTAACAAGTAATAGCTCTATAGAAGTACTATTTAACTTACATATAAGACTATAAGAATCATGTTATAAACATGAGTCTTTAATTAAGATGTGGGACTTGAAATCAAGTCCAATATTGAATTGGGTAGTTGCATTTGAAGGAATTAGGTCCACTAATGTGTGCAAAAATGTCTGAAGAATCTAGTAATTGTTCCTCATCCTTCACTCCCACCTGTAAATCGAAATGGTTTAATTCAGATCCACACTCCAattaacacaaatttatatatatatataaccggGTTCTTACACCGTCCTCGTCTTCCTCATAATGATGGCTTGAAGAACCATGTTTATGTAGTTCACCAAATTCATCATTCTTTGCAAATCTTCCTCTAACTCTTGGACGACTATCTGCCAATGTTTTCCTACATGCAtactataacaaaaaaaaaggaataacaATAACCAAAAGTTTATTCCGGTTTGATTAGTAAAAACAAAACCTTGATTTTCTTGCCAAAGTTCCTTTCGTTCCTCTTCTTCATGTACCTATGAATCTTCTCTTTCCTTTGTTCGGAGGAGAGTTTCACTACTTTATTTAACGTAGAGTCTTCTAAACCGGTTACCTCGACCGGTCCTAATGGTGGATGCGTCTGAGGTACCACTAAGTGGCTCTGGTCCTCGATGCTATTAAGTGCCTTCTCAACAAGCAATTATCCGGTTAGCGAATTGAACCGGTCATGTTTCTTTGTAACCAAACACAAAAATTTTTGGATTGGAGATAACCAAGTAAAAAACCGGGAATTTAGCTGCACCATACTGGCTCATTTGATAAATGGGGTAGCATTTGgtatgttcctttttttttgaaacacggGTAGCATTTGGtatgtatttagttatttaccTAGTCGCACGTTTTATCATAAACGTAAACCAAGTGTAACAAAATGttgaaattaattttcaattttacctGGAGATCGTCTGGATTAAACCGGAATAATCCACCATTATCAGCTTGAAAATCCAACAATTGATCATATGGTTTGTTGAATTCCGATCCCGGATGAACATAACCAGGATATAAACCGGAATTGCTATCAGAAGATAATAAACTGGTGTTCATATTCACCATATATGTTGGTAAACCGGATGTACGGAAGAAAGGGGAAGTAGGGTTTAAGCCAATATTGTAACTTGGGACAGAAGAAAGACAATCTTCTTCGAAAACCTCTAATGGTAAAGGAAGAGGAGCTAAAGAGGGAACATGTGGTAGAGTCAGAGTGTCTCCAGAGTATGATATGTTAGGAAGCTGATGAACAGCTTGAACTCCTGGTGCGAAATCAAACTGGTCTTCATTTGTTTTTGTAAGGAGATGATCTAGAGCTGGATATTGCATAGAGGATGATGAGAAATCGATTGAAGCGACTATGTCGTTTTCAAAATCTTCATGTGAATCGAAAATTGTGGACATATCTGCATTAATATTGTCGTCTTCATCATCTTGAAATTTGTTGTTTGTGTAGGTGTTACTATTCTCGGTTGTTGTGGTTGTGTTGGTATTTGAATTACCACTGTTATTGCCATGGCCGCTCCCAGATTTGTCAAGAATGTTTGAAGTAGAGGTGACTTCAGAGGACTGATTGAAGGTTTCTTGAAACAGTTGCGGAtcacaaaattcaaaaatttgagcACTAAGAGGGCTCGTGATATCATCCTGGTGAATAACACAAACAAACGTTAGATTTAAAGAATATGtcaaacaaataatttatatttatcaaagATCTTTTGAAGACATTACGTTAAAGCCAAACATCAAAATAAGAGAATAATAtaagttttgggtttagtcACAAGAAACCAGAACTATGTGGGATCCTCGAGAGATAACAACACTGGTTCCTAAGACAGATTTATGCTGGAGtaaatttgttttcttgtgcttaaatttttatatagaatCTATAAGATATGTCTTTATTCTGTTTCTCGACATCAAAACACTCCAAGATTTTTGTGTCTTGATCAAATCCAatcttttttgttattaatatcaGTTTAGAACAGCACTAATGTTGTTAAAGAGAGATTAATGCATATGTTCTTTCTTGCGACATGTTTATAAGAAGTGCTCCAAGTTCCAAAggctaaaaaaacaaaagtaaagaaGAGTGGAGTTTCTATAAACGTTAAAGTTTCCTGAttctgatatttctttttggtgttTAGAAGAGAACTTAACATTGCCTGGTATGCACCAACAATTAGATATTTATCCCACAAAGAAGTGGTAAATGCACTTCATAAGATATAAGAACGTGTAAAAAAACCTTCATTATGAATctagatcatatatatatatatatatatatacatcaaaaTACTCCTACTAGTGTAATTAACCgcattttataaattcaaaggTGAGAAATAGTTGAAATGGACTCTTGCTTGTAGAACATTATTCTATATCATGTGACGATTTTCTATTGGCTTAGAAGTAACAATCAAGCACCCCAGGCGAATAAGTATGATAATGGTATTGGTAATGTTCAAAAATcatatgtaaataatttttggGAGATAATTTGAACGGTGTAGAGaataacaaagaaagaaaataaactaatactaAGAATGAAGAAATTTGAAAGTGGAGATAAATGGAATACattgaacaaaaaaagataaatagaatataaggagaagaaaacaacgtttttttcaaaaaaaaaaagaaaagaaaacaacgTTACaccaaacagaaaataaaacttatgaACTAAAATTCTAGGGTTGTCCCATAAGAGAgactagaaaaagaaaaaaaagtactCAGTTCATAAGAAAACTTGAATCTCTATAATCCCTACATGGTATTTAGATAAAAATAGAGTACGAAATGTTCAACTCAATGCTTGAAAACAAAATCCCAAGAGCAAAcaataacattattttattaattataatgcAAATGAAAAGGTATCGAAAAGAAGAGAATAATTACGATGGAAAGCTGATCTTGCAACATGGTTGTGTTCTTGATCTCCAATGTTTAATTTGAAGAGTTTTCTGCCAATATTAAGGAGATAAAATCTCCAGAAAAAGATGAAATTATAGCAAGAATATTAACGTGCGGGCCTGCACGGATGCTTTGTGGAATAACGCTGAAATGAGTGATGTATGAACGAGAAAATCCATCGAATAAATTCAAATGTCGAAGAGAAAACGaaaacaaaaactgaaaaacaaagAGATGACCAAATGAAAACAGAACAAATGTTCTTCTGTTTGgacataaaataaatgaaaaagaggTTATGGGAGTTTCATGTAACCatgacacatatatatagttttggtttatgtGTATGTATCTATGTGTTTCTATATGATCTGAGGCATGCCTGTATCAGTGCATGTAATTATGTAAATACTATTTTTCACGTAACAAGACGTAGTATATGCCAGCGTGGCATTTAAAGTCAAAGGTGCTAGCCTAGATTTTCCTCTTCTGTGACGTGGTAGTATGACATGAATATTTTGGTGCTGACGTGGAGAGATTGTCTCGCGTAGGAGGAAGTTGTTGTTTTGACCCAAAACTAGTTGCGTGGAATTTGACGTTTTTGACTCAAAATTATCCTAATTTAAGCCCTATATTCATGGAATTagttttccatttatttttttaatttgagatATGTTTAATCTTGTATTTAATTTGCTAATTTTATTGAtcacaaataatttaataaaattaatatttttaatattttttaaaattatagttttatgtATATTACGTTTTCAGACTTAAGAATGTGATTATGTCCATGATCACCAAGATTTGGCTAGTGTCAGATGCCTTCGGAAGATGCATATTTATCTGCAGTTAAGTAAATTTATTCAATAATATGagagaatttgaaataatgtttaaccaacttgttatatttaaagtttttcaTATGAAAATGATTTCATCTACGAAATTTGCTGTGACTGTGACAATTTGAGCATAGGGTCAACGCTTATAAGTCATCCCCTCTCATTTTTCGAGATTTCACTTTCGCACactttttttattcttagaccatctccaatgtattttgctattttcacctctaaaatagaggaactctataatagatgTGAGATATGTTCCAATGTATTCCcctaaaatagcaatctctaaaatatagagtaaaaaatagaggaatgttatttcttcctctataaatagaggaaaaattagaggtgggttggagcaattttacctctaaatgctattatagaggtgaaaatagcaatgggttggagatgctcttatagGCTTATAGCCAcggttgaacaaaaaaaaaaaggcttatAGCCACATTGCAAAAATGTATGCAAAGATAAATACTGAAAAGTACGAATTGTGTTATCATCGAAAACTATAGCTTACGAGGATATGATATGTAGTCTATGCACATTTGGGACTGtgtgattaaaatataatgtCAGTTTATTACATCTTAAAACTCTTAAAGCTAATTTGTATCTTTCATTTTACTTGGTAAACATTGTCAcaggaaaattaaaaatatatttcattttcttatttgttcTGATGATGAGAGATCAAAATCACATGTTGATTCTTAATTACTTTGGTCACAAAAGTCTATCAAGCATTTGAATATCACTGCCATGCGAATATAGTTACTTTTTGCCTCAGCGTTtccaaaagaataaaattatatatatatatatatatatatatatatatatatatatatatatatatatatatatatatatgtttcatcAAGCCGTCTCCAGTCTACGAACAAATATATGTTTAGAGCTTAAAGTATACTAAGCATGTACATATCAATTGCATTATTGCAGTGATTCTAGGAAAACAAGACTTCGGGATCAAGAGTATTGcagtaattatatttttttttgaacattaattatattattttcataaacaaagaaatgaaaaataaaaatgtaactgCTTAAGATCAAAGCTATTTTGGTGAATTGATACTTTGAAGATATGACCATCTTCATGATCTAAAGTTCAACATATACGCATTATCCAAATAGAAAGCGACCACCACTTTCACAATATAAACCAACACCTAAAATAGGAGAAACCAGTAATATAGAGAACAAATTATGTATGTGTGTCTGTACACGGATAATAACATatctactaggttaagatccacgctttgcgcgggatgaacattatatatataaattattttatatattatatgtttataacatattatgaaataataaatatatattgaataattaaaaagtcattatctactacttaataaaattagtgcgaacatataaataaattttataaatcaaaaaaaatattttttctatttgatatgatatatatttaaatttaaatgatagtaacatatatatggcatattttaatattaatatttatcagatgatgttttttctcattttttttttatcatttgtatctgttttagaaaaaaatctaaattagtgataacaaaattttcactgtgggattaatgatttaaatagtttatagtattttaaaaaattaagttaacaatattttttcaatttttttatcaaaaaaatattcaaagtaaatttaaaattaagatatttatatatttttatatggcatatagtttaatttaaaatgatacatatatttatatatcttttatttttgatacttattaaatgagactttcaacttatattattttttaattatttgtatcatgtcataacaaaagttttaaatcatagatcacaaaatttgaatgtaaaacttttaacagttttagttatttatactcgtttttaaaaaattcaaaatataatatataaataattttttaatttttattatatggttactatgattgtttaatttattttaatagcttaaaatgaaacaaatataattatattacacacttatttttatcaaatctttattattcaaaatcattaattgttatatatactttagtcacattaggcaattctgtaatcttatttaaggaaataacgtagcacattaataatgtatttattgtggtttaataaaaagcttattatatatttagatggaccaacatatttttctaaggattctaataatcattctagtgatgacacgtggctacaaacaaatgttgtaatgtttctcaaataatatataggggatgtgaGTGTACATTTCATTGAGTTTTTAATTCAAAAGTTTTCTTCCTAACTGAATCATGTTATTGATTAAAACGTAGTATGtctcttttaccaaaaaatagtACGCCCGCTttatttaatattcaaaaatacaaaagaaatatAGCATGCACTTGAATTATATACGTGATTTGTGTCTGCAATTTAGTAATGGATATCAAAAAGTTGAATGATTTGGATTTCATCACGCTTTGAAtgtgtaaaatatatttcttcataataatttttgattatatCGTATGATAGTCTCGCTTTCATCTTTTTGATAACTTTTCTCCATCTAGAAAGGGCACACCCTTGTTGAATAAGGAAACTCTGCAGTTTGATACATAACTGGATGCGTGATATCAATTGGTGGAAGACCCAGTTTGAGGAAGTCAGATTTGTGTGGACTCACCGAGATGCCAACCAAGCGGCTGACCTGTTGGCCAAGCAATCACTACCAGGAAATAATAGGTCTTATTATTACAATTATGTTCCTTTCTGTGTATACACATAGACTTTAGTAAGTTCGGGACaagttcattaataatataatcagatgttataaaaaaagaaagggCACGCTCTATCGTGCTTCAGATGGTACTAGTACCCTCATCCTTCAGACCACCAGATAAACTTAACCTAATAAAACGttttacaaaaaagaagaagtaaaggTACTTTTATTTTTGCTTCGGTATCTCTTTGTATTATTTAGGGATGTTAATATGGGCTCAACCCTAAAGGGTTAGGGCCACCCTGTGAAACCATCTGTAACCCTAACCCTTACTTATGTAACATGGTTTAAAAAGGGTTGGCCCTAATAGGTCTAGGATTTAAATCTTAACCTTTTAATTTTGATTCACACAattattatacaatatttaaacatatactaatttttttaatttgctaGATAAtgcaaaatataaattttccattaaaatttcaaaaacaaaaaaaaatcaatttttttggcCAAAACGGAAAATCTAAGTTTTAGATAAAAACAGAAAatcgaattttcccgccaaaaactaaaaaatcgaGTTATTCCTCACAActaaaaatcaagttttcccgtcaaaaacgAAAACTGAGTTTTTCCCACCAAAAACTAGGGATGTTAATATGGGCTCAACTCCACAGGGTTAGCCCTAACCCTGTGAAACCATCTGTAACCCTAACCCTTATTTATGTAACAGGGTTTAAAAAAGATTGGCCCTAATAGGTCTAGGGTTTAAGTCTCAACCCTTTAATTTTGATTCACACAattattatacaatatttaaacatatactaaatttttttaatttgttagataatgcaaaatataaattttccattaaaatttcaaaaacaaaaaaaaaatcaattttttttg
It encodes the following:
- the LOC106351546 gene encoding zinc finger protein CONSTANS-LIKE 9-like, which produces MFGFNDDITSPLSAQIFEFCDPQLFQETFNQSSEVTSTSNILDKSGSGHGNNSGNSNTNTTTTTENSNTYTNNKFQDDEDDNINADMSTIFDSHEDFENDIVASIDFSSSSMQYPALDHLLTKTNEDQFDFAPGVQAVHQLPNISYSGDTLTLPHVPSLAPLPLPLEVFEEDCLSSVPSYNIGLNPTSPFFRTSGLPTYMVNMNTSLLSSDSNSGLYPGYVHPGSEFNKPYDQLLDFQADNGGLFRFNPDDLQALNSIEDQSHLVVPQTHPPLGPVEVTGLEDSTLNKVVKLSSEQRKEKIHRYMKKRNERNFGKKIKYACRKTLADSRPRVRGRFAKNDEFGELHKHGSSSHHYEEDEDGVGVKDEEQLLDSSDIFAHISGPNSFKCNYPIQYWT